DNA from Chaetodon trifascialis isolate fChaTrf1 chromosome 14, fChaTrf1.hap1, whole genome shotgun sequence:
AAGGTTGTTAATTGATAAGGATTTTTTTGAGTGGTTCTTTTCAATAAGAGCTTGGACATCAAGGCCCGAAGACGTTGCAGAACGTCTTTTGATGCCTCTTCCTGTAGGATTTGAGTACGTTTCGTAACTTATCACTGTGGACATACGAGTCTCTCTGAGCTTCGGTGACATGCTTTCATTTTCGACATGTTTACTCAAACTGGAAGTGACTTGAGAAAATTACTACAACATGTTGCACTCAGCTATGCTATACTTGGTTAGGCACATGTCAACGGCCACGCTTCCTCCACGCAGGAAGGTCTGCAGGGGAAAGAATTCCAATCGTGGTCGTGTCAAACGATGTCGTCCAACTAATTCTCCTCAAAACTGAGTATGATATGATCATTTCCTGACTTCCAGGATTGTACAAACAGTTACTGTATAAGAAACAATGTGCAATTTATGCAGAAGTCACTACTTGAGATGATATATAGGAGGAATGTCTTTTGAAAACATATTACTGAATATGAGTCTTCTGCTTTGTGTTACATAACCCCTTTTAAACTGGcagctgtcatttttacacttcagtttttacAATTGAAAAAACAAGATAATCCAGCCAGGCAAggtgtttcctctgttttcaaTGTTGACAGGCTAAGCAAACCatctgtagctttatatttactgtaCCTATGTAAAAGTGATATCAATCATCTTGTGTAACCACAGCTTACATACTTGCACCATTATCACACAAATTACACACATTATGACTTTTAAAAAGGCGCGGCACAGGCATAGAGCCAGGCAAGGTGTTTCCCCTGTTTTCGCTGTTCACAAGCTAAGATAACCATGTGTAGCTTCATATTACTATACTTACTTAAGAGTGACATCGTCTTGTGTAACCACAGCTCACATACTTGCACCATTATCACACAAATGACACACATTATGACTTTCAAAAAGGCACGGCACTAGTGATGACATAGCAATTATGTCACAATGCTGTTTAGCAGAGAAATGTTAAAATAAGGAGCAACAGCTGCAACAGTCTAATCTGTAGGTTTAGTAATGGGCACCAAACCTTGTGCTAGTAGGTGTTTGTATAGTATCTGAACATGGTGTGATTCAGTATTTGGCATTTAGTATGCAAGGAGAGCAGTTTGTGCTTAAAgaattttgcattttgtatCGAAACAAGTAGTACAAACTTCCTTCCATGTCATGAATTATCTTACATTAGTCAATGTGGATGAAATACTTAATACAGTAGTCTTGAATTAAGTTGATAAACCTAGAGTCATGCATGTTTAAAGAAGCAGAGGAACCCTTCATTGCAGCTGCATGAAGTTAACTATTTACTGATATATGGTCACACTAGTGTAGCCCGAGTGAACCAACTGTGTCAAAAATCACACctcaaatgctgtttttcattgaaCTCCACCAAGTTTAAAAAGGCATTAAGGCTAACAGATACCCAGACAGTCATTTCCTGTAAGAAAAGGCTGATGAATTAAACCACTTTAGGGATTCACATCACCAATCTATTcaaggagaaaacacagagctaCAGAAGAGTCATTTATTACTCCATTAGAAGAAATACAAAGATGGCAGAGAAACTGTGATCACATTAGTCCTCTGAAAATGTAGAAATAATGACTGCTGATCACACCATGAGAATCCCCACATCAAGGTAAATAGTGAATGTCAAGATCAGGGGAAACATCAGCTCGTGTGCCTTGAGGGATACAGAAAGTTTCAATTCCTAGATTCACACATTAAGGCTCAATTTGCTACACCAGGGCAACTGGAAACACAAGACACTGTAAGAGTATTCCTCAAAGCCGGATTAACAAGTTCAGCGCTTGAACGACTTTGTGCTCAAAGTCATTATTCTCATCCTGGATATCTATGTAGATGCTCTGTGGTTGCGTCATGACTCTCCTAGCAACCGGAGCTGACGTCCTCTGCTGGAAAACTGACGGTGCACTAATAATAGCCACATTCAGGATACGACGACTTTGACTGCATCTACCGGACACGTCAACAGGATCACACAATAGTGACAAGCAACCTGGTACGGTGATTAGCTAACCAACAGGCTGGCATGAGGCAATATGTCAACTGATTATTGATCACTTTTCTATCAAAACTGTGAGAGAAATCAGTTCAACATCTTGggaaatgtgttgattttgcTGCAGCCAGGAgatagttagcttagcttagcctgtattaaaataaagacagctagcctggctctgtctgaaggagTAAAATCCACCTACAAGCAGCTCTAAAGCTCTCTCGGTAACACATTAGGTctctttgtttaatccatacactTTGTAAAAGGTGACAAATTGCAGTTtgacaaggggggggggggggggggtgtgtgcCAGATTATCTCTTGGCCAAGCATACATAACCATCCAGCTGCATGGCTTGgacaaatgagatataatggATCAATCAATGAGTTTTTGAGATGCTGGTTGGCAAATGTTTCTGACTTTGATGGGAGCCAGACGAACCTTTTTCCCATGCTTCCACTCTTTATGCACAGCTAGGCTAACCGCCTCCTGGTTGTAGCTAAAAGTTTAAGTATGAGAgaggtattgatcttctcatccacTTCCAAAAACACCTAATTTAAATACGTGTGCTGAAATTGTTCGGCCTTGTGCGATTTCCTCTATCTAAAATAAGCTAGTTGTGGAGGTTGTGACGCTTGTTGACCCAGTTTCCTGGAACACTCCCCTGTCTTGAGTATTGCGATTCTTTTCAGTCCATCTCTGGGAAATTCATGACGTCTGATTAAGTTAGCAGatgatggaggaaaagaagcGAAGCATGGGGTACGAGTTGGATTTGCCCTGAGCTCcacacaccacaaacaacaaCTTGCCAGCCAGTAACAACTCTGGGTGTCATGACTCAGAGGTCAAAACAGGCCTGATGTCAAGCCCAACCATGAAGTGAAACCAAAACCTAATAAATACTTTCATATGTCCTTCAGAGGATACAGTTTGCACTAATAAAGTGATCCACATTTGATATAAGACACATTCAAGTACTTCCATTTAATTTGAGGAACCCACTTTTAATTCATACAACACTGAGAGCCACAGTTAAACTGCGCTCTGGGAGTGGTGCctcttgtttgaaatgtgtttgtgtgactgtgtaagtgcgtgtgtgtgaggcccAGAGGTCCtgggtgtgtatgtgggtgtgtgtgtgggtgtgtgtgtgtgtgtgtctggaaagTCCAGTCCTTGGTGCGTTCAGGTCCAGCCTACATTTGGCTCAGGAAATGAGCCCGACCGTTGTCCTCTGGGCGGCGAGTGAGGATCTCGCAGCCGGTCTCCGTCACCAGCAGGGTGTGTTCGAACTGAGCCGAGCGCTTCCCATCTCTGGTGACCGCCGTCCAGCCGTCGGGCCACGTCTCATCTTGCCAGCCACCTGAGACAttacacacacgtgcgcacacacgcacacacagctttgGCTTACACACATCAATTAAAGAGAGTAATAGAAACAAAATACATGGAGTCTAGTACTGACTCACTGGATATCTATTGGGTGTGAAGTggtttttaagattttaatgaCCTGTTTTGAAGCATGACTGAGTCTGCTGTATCACTCATTCCTTAACCCATTGAGATACTAGAGCTACTAGGATTATCCCTGCTACAAAAGGCAGTCACACTCACCTTCACATATCATGGGCTCAATGGTGAACACATGGCCAGGCTTCATAACTCcgactgctttgttttctgggaaatgaatgaatacagaAATCATCCTGTTTAGAACATGTGAGAACTTTCAGAGCTTAAAACGTCTTTGCTGGCAGGCGTGTGACGACTCACTGGCATAATGTGGCACATTGGGAGCAGTGTGGAAAAGTCTGTGGATGCCGTGGCCGCAGTAGCTCCTCACCACAGAGAAGCCATTGGCCTGAGCGTGCTTCTGAATGATGTTACCTAATTCTCTATAGCGAATACCAGGCTTCActgtcaaaaccaaaagagagcaaagaagaagaaagcatgAGGGTCACATGTCTTGGAAAAATGGGCTGTAGTTTATAATCTAAGAAATACTGGAATTCTGAGGCAAATATGgatgtttgaacattttttatATGAAAGAATTAAAGAATTATGACCACAATATGTACTAAATGGGACATTTCACAGTTATTCTGAGCACTTTTCGTCCATGTTATCTTAAAAGCTGAGAatgaaagttcattcttgatcTTGGAAACAGAAATCTTCTGTTTCTAAGGTAACCAACAAGCATTCGATGTCAACatgctctctggtggacaaattATGAAATGGCAACGCTGTTTCATAAtgaattcaaacattttgaatcaCATTTCTGTTCTGCAGTTTCTTTTGACTCCAAGGCTAAAATACATGCTGAGACGGATATTCAATTTATCTCCAGACCCGACAGCCATATGATGTGTAACTGCACAAAAGGTGAGGTTTCTAAGATCTTCATGGGAGTATTCTAGTGTGATGGTTTtctgcatgcacacatcagTAAAGTCAAGGTAAAAATAAAGCTGGAATTCCTACCAGAGTCAATGGCTTGCATAAGGCATTCATACGTGGTCTGAACCAGTTTCTTTGCTTCTTCATCCACGTCTCCGACAAAGAAGGTCTCATTAAGGTCACCATGGAAACCGTTGTGGTAGACTGTGATGTCCACTGCGTGAGAGTAAAGCGATGAATACGTCAGAGCTTTTGTGCCAAACCAGATTCTATTCCGTTTAACACAATGAACGGGCTTTGATGAACAATGACACATCACGGTGAGCACTGGCTGAACATGGATTCTTACGAGACGCCCAGCCATCTGCAAGGCCAAACAACATGTCGCTTTTTGGAAATTGCTGATGAAGCTGGAATTGCTTGTGTTAAAACTGGGACTTTTTCCACTTaaggagaaaaatggagagCAGAGAATGTGACTGGCAAATCCCCACTGGTAATGGTTAATGAAACAATTTGTCTTGTCGGACCATGCGGCGAGAGATGAGTGGCTGGCAAGTACTCCATCAGACACTCTGAGGGGAGTGGCGGACGGAAGACATTGCCTTAGCAGGAATATTCATAAAGGGGCTCAAATTGGCCAAACTCCCGCTGATAAAAATTTCATGGATGCTGGTACAACCATTTGTCATGGAACACTTGCCTGCATCAAAACTCAGTCAAGAAAGTCACAACAAATGTGGTACTACAACTTTAAACTCATTTACTTTCAGACAATTACAACAAAACAAGGATAAAAACAGTGAGGAAATCACAGATATGAGGAAAACAGCTGTCAGAAGCAGCCATTATGGTCTCAAAATCATGCAATGAGCATACCGTTGAGGATGTCTCCGTCTTGTAGTAGTCTTCTGTCTGGGATGCCATGGCAGATGACTTCATTGACAGATGTGCAGCAGGATTTGGGGAAGTTGTAGTAGTTGAGAGGGGAAGGGTAGCAGTTCCTTGCTGTACAAGCCTGAACAGACAAAGCAGGTTGGTTAAAGAAGATGGCAATGAGGGCgaaagacaaaaaatgagtGACCCCTTTCACGTCATTTAGCTGCCTCGGTACTCAAAGCAGCTGGTGAGGTCTGTTCAGCGCACAGTTACTCTGACTCACAATTCTACACACATGGATCAGATAGTCAGACATGACAGTGTGTCCGCCTTCAAGTCAGTACAAAAGTTAACTGGAGTTGAACTGATGTTCCACAGCAGGGGGCTTTGTTCTGTTCAGAAACTCAGTGTTCCATTATTTATTAGCGGCGTCTGTTCCACAGCAATTATTACACCAGATTTAAACAAGACTACGAGTCCACAGCCGCACAAGCTTTTGGCTGAATGTCAGGATGCTggcatgctcacaatgacaatgctaccGTGTTCACAATCTCACGTGGGGCCCATGAATGTCTGTGGAAACTTTTGTGTCAATGCTTCAGGTAGTTGAGATTGTGAAATCTCTCATACAGCTAAtgggatgtttgtttgttcgtgGAGATATACCAGATGCACAGCGTGGTCGATTTCCTCTGTTGTGACACCTGGTTTCACCATCATTGCAGCAATGTCCAAGACTTCTCTAGCCAgctgcaagacaaaaaaaaaaaaaaacacgtcaaAACCAAAGTGGATTAAAAAGAAACCAGAGGATGCGAACCATGGCAACGCCATGACGGCGGCCTGACGTCAATTCTGTTACCTTGCACACCACTCTCATGCCTTCAATGTCCTCAGGAGACAGGATCTTGATCTGTGATGTCCCCTTCAGGAACTGCTCAGACTCAGATATCCCTGTGTGAAGGAAACAAAGGCAGACGACTGTCATCATTCACATGTCAACGCTCGGTGGAGCTGATTAAAACAGGACCTTGCAAAGCAGCTGTCTATCATTTCTTTGACGCAGCATAAACTTGGACCGCGGCAGCTGGTTTTACAAACTCCCAATTAATTTTGTGAACATCATGAGTGACAGCTGACAATATGCCATCTGGTACTGGTTTCTGTATATATAGGCAATAGTTTTGTCATGATATTTGATATTCCAAATTTCTGACAAATGCAAAAGCTACTTGCAGCGCTATGGAACTACAGACAACTAGCTGCTCCTGCAGAGAATAAGCTACAGCTTCAGCACCTGAGCAGAGGCAGACTAATGACACTCACACTGTCGACTCAGAGGAACAGAGCAGGACTGTTACAtggaaaagaacagaagcatgGGTGTCACACGCAGTCACTTTGACACTGAATTAAACGACCTGCGTTCCCACTATAGATCAAACACAACTGGAACATTACTCTCGGACTGAAAAGCACATTAGGGCAGTATTTCAGTACAGGTTTGGCCAATCGCTGGAATCAACAATTCAgtgattcattatttatttactcaaCAAGATGATTGCTGGATGAACATGAACAGTTGCCTAGCAACCTGGCCTTTAGACAGGTTTGTCAAATACAGCCCTCCTTCTGACCTGAAGAGCCTCCAGTGAGCGCGACAATCAATTGGACTTACTTACGCTTTGATACAGCTGctcaaaaaaaagaagcaaagcaTGAGAGGATCACAGTGTGCATGTTACAATGTCTTCTTAATGGTACGGCCCATCTTCTTATACATTTATCAGTGGTAATAATTACCATTTTATAtgttatttaaaaacaaaaacagatccAGATTTGGTTTAGCTCCATAACAGTGCTGCATTCAGAAACATTAGCTGGTAACAACTGTGCCTCGGTCCCTGAGAAGGCATCAGTGGAGAATGAAAGGAGACTGTAACCATGACTACCTGAGTATGGATCTATGCAGTCAGATGACAAGGATGTAGAGGTTGCCATGGTTGCAAAATGAATGGATGGTTACAATTACAGTTGAGCCTTAATAGGTAATGGCTGTTTACCAGAGCAAAATCCACTCAACT
Protein-coding regions in this window:
- the metap1 gene encoding methionine aminopeptidase 1, which produces MASTEARRECETEGCSKDAKLQCPTCIKLGIQGSYFCSQECFKGSWVSHKLLHKKAKEDKNQNESKNCVEKDINTDPWPGYRYTGKLRPHYPLTPMRPVPGNIQRPDYSDHPRGISESEQFLKGTSQIKILSPEDIEGMRVVCKLAREVLDIAAMMVKPGVTTEEIDHAVHLACTARNCYPSPLNYYNFPKSCCTSVNEVICHGIPDRRLLQDGDILNVDITVYHNGFHGDLNETFFVGDVDEEAKKLVQTTYECLMQAIDSVKPGIRYRELGNIIQKHAQANGFSVVRSYCGHGIHRLFHTAPNVPHYAKNKAVGVMKPGHVFTIEPMICEGGWQDETWPDGWTAVTRDGKRSAQFEHTLLVTETGCEILTRRPEDNGRAHFLSQM